The following DNA comes from bacterium.
GTGCGCCTGGAGCTCAAGGACATCTACTCGGCCATCGAGGAGGCCAAGGCCGATGCGATGGGCCCCTGGTGCATCTTCAAGCTGCAACAGAAGGGCTACTTCCCGGCATCCATCTACGAGCAGCAGGCGGTGACCTACCTGGCCGGCCTGTTCCGCTCGGTGCGGTTCGGCATCGCCGAGGCGCACGGCCTGGCCAACGCCATCCAGTTCAACTATCTGATGGACAAGGGCGTCATCTCGGTGGCGGAGGGGCGCTTCCGGATCGACACGGAGGTCTTCCCCCTGGCCCTCGAAGGCCTGGTGCACGAGATCCTGGTGCTGCAGGCGGCCGGGGACTACGACGCCGGCGAGGCCATGATCGACCGCTACGGCGGCATGTCGGAGGTCCTGGCCGCAGCCCTGGACGCGCTGACGGGGGTGACGGTGGACATCCTGCCCCGGTACGCGGTGACGGATTGACGTTCCTCGCCTAAACAGGGCAGATCCAAATGAGAAGCCCCGCTCGATACGAGAGCGGGGCTATCTTGTTAGTAGGTTTTCATTCTCAATTTGTTATATTTGTAACAATATTTGTTGAAATTGTATAGAGCATGTTCCAATATATACCGAGTTACTGGGAGATATCGGGGGCTCGACGACTCTCTAGGAGGTAGATGATGGTGGCTGTACGAAGATGGATCGCGCTCGTACCGCTCGCGGTGATGGCGCTCGTCTTTATGGCTGGTTGCGAAGGCGAACAGGGACCCGCCGGTCCGCAGGGCCCTCCGGGGGGCAGCGAGTCTCAATACACCTACGCGGGCAACAACGGCGAGGATTGCTACCATTGCCATGCGCGCACAGTCGCCTCGGTCCTGCTGACCCATCATACCATGGCCTACGAGGACCTGGCCGAGGGCGAGAAGAGCCAGGTCGATCCGTACTGCCTCCAGTGCCACACGACCGGCTGGGATTCGCCGATCGCCCATGGCGAGACCGAGATCACGACGTACGGCCCCGACGTCAACGGCTACGACGACTACTGGGGCGTCGACGGCGAAGAGGCGGCCGAACGCCGGGCCGCCCTCGAGGGCGTCCAGTGCGAGTCCTGCCACGGTGCCATGGGACCGGACTTCAACGAACACCAGCCCCTGCTCTCCTTCAACGACGGCATGGTCGGCGAAGAGTCCCAGTCGCTGTGCTTCAAGTGCCATGGAACGCAGATCGACGAGTGGTCCACGTCCACCCATGGGAACATAAGTCCGCGCACGGGTTCCTGCGCTCCCTGCCACTCGGCGGAGGGATTCATCCAGGCCAACGATCCGGCCTACGCGACCTTCACCTTCTCCACGCCCTACAGCGTCATCGGTTGCGTGACCTGCCACGACCCGCACGCCGGCGACCTGGGCAGCGGCAACATCCATCAGCTGCGCCAGGTGGGCGCGGTGGAGGTCAACTACGCACCCGGCACCGAGCCCGGGGACGACGAGCGGCCCCGCATGGAGGGCTACGGGCCGGCCCAGACCTGCGCCCAGTGCCACCACGCCCGTCGCGACAACGACAACGTCGCCGGTCAGATCGACGAAGGCGACGGCCATTTCGGCCCGCACCACAGCGCCCAGATGGACATGTACATCGGCGCCGGCTGCTACGAGATCGACGGTGCGACGTACGACACGACGCACTCGCACCAGTACATCCCGAACGCCTGCGTCGATTGCCACATGGTCCGCGAGACCCTGCTGCACGGCGCTCTGCAGGACCACTCCTTCCACACCTTCGAGCCCGAAGTGGGCAGCTGCACCGGCTGCCATACGGGCTGGACCGACTTCACGCCCGTCGCGACCTTCCAGGCCACGATCACCGCCAAGTTGGACGAGCTCGCGGTCCTGTTCGGCTACATCGATTTCGTCGACATGGAGGAGAACTGGGACAGCGAGGCCATCGGCGTCGAGGTCTGGCAGCGCGAGGCAGCGTACGCCGCCTTCTTCGTCTTCGACGACGGCAGCCACGGCGTCCACAACCCGGACTACGCCATGGACCTGCTCCAGAACGCCATCGACCACTATGCGGCGATGGACACCAAGTAGGGCGATCGCTGCAACGGATGAGGCCGGCCCCCCCGAGGGGCCGGCCTTTTTCGTGTGGGCCCGCGCTGAATCAGCCCGTCTTTCCGATGATCCCCGCGACCGAGCCCCGGCTCAGCGGATGGTAGCTGTCGGCTACGTCGGCGAAGACCTCGCGCGCGAAGGCGACCGTCTCGGGATTGCCGGCCAAGGCGCCGTAGAGGGGCTTGAGGTACTTCATGCGGCCGACGTTCGTGAGCACTTCGCGCACGCGGGGCAGGACCGGTGCGTAGGCCGAGCCGGCGGCGATGGTCAGCCACTCCACGAGGATCTCGTAGTTGCCCTTCCCGGTCAGCCCGAACGTCTCGTCGAGCCAGCGGCAATCGTCCGCGGACAGCTTCCGCGGCAGGTCCTGCAGGTAGAGCTGCCACTCGTCCGGGGTCCACGTCGCGGCGTCGTCGGGCGCGGGGCGGGCGCCCCCGGTCCAGCCATCGGCCAGTTCGCGGATCCTGTCCACCCTGGCTGACGCCACCTTGAGCTCGTTGCCTGGCATGCCCGGTTCGTAGATCCAGCGCCGGCCGTCGATCCTGTCCAGGACGCCCGGCAGCCTGCGCTCGAGGAAGTCGATGAACTCCCCGGTGGTGATGGACTGGAAGCGGAAGGCGTCGATGTAGTCGAGCAGGAAGGCGTCGAACTTCCGGCGGCCGATGGCGTCCTCCAGCAGGAGCACGAACTGGGCGCCCTTCTCGTAGGGGACCAGCGAATAGACCCCGTCGGGATCGATGCCCGCCAGTTCCGTGCGCAGCTTGGTGAACTCGGAATCCGGGCCGAACTGATCGAGGTGGATCTGCAGCGCGTTGCGCCTGATGACGCCCTGCAGGTCGGCGTAGTCCGTCCCGTGAAGCTCCTCGAGGATGCGCCGCTCGGCGTAGACGGTGAAGCCCTCGTTCAGCCAGAAGTCGTTCATGGTGGCGTTGGTCACCAGGTTGCCGGTCCAGGAATGGGCCAGTTCGTGGGCCACGACGTTCACCTGGGAGCGGTCGCCGGCCAGCAGGGTCGGCGTCAGGAACGTCAGGCGCGGGTTCTCCATGCCTCCGTACGGGAAGGCCGGCGGCATGATCAGCATGTCGAAACGGTCCCAGACGTAGGGCCCGAAGAGCCTTTCGGCCGCGTCGATCATGCTCTCGACCCCGGCGAACTCCCAGGCCGCCTGCTCGACCGTCTCGGGTTCGGCGTAGACGCGCGAGCGTGGGCCGAGATCGGCCTGATCCAGGTTGCCGACGGCCAGGGCCAGCAGGTAGGTGGGGATCGCCTGGGGCATCTCGAAGCGCCAGGTCGTTCCGCCGCCGTCGGCCGGCACCGAGCCCGTGCCGGCCGCGGACATGACCGCCACCAGCGGCGCGGGCACTGTCACGTTCGCCGTGTAGGTGACGCGGTGGCGCGGCGTGTCCTGGCAGGGGACGATCGTGCGGGCGTGGATCGGCTGGCACTGGGTGAACATGAAGGGGTGCGCGCCGCCCGCGGTCTGCTGCGGCTCGAGCCAGCCCAGGGCCATCGCCCCGGCCCCGGTCACGTAACTGATCGTCACGCCAGTGGTCCCCGCGGGCAGGTCCAGGCGCAGACGGTCGCCCCTGATGTCGTCCGTCTCGGCGATGGCCCAGGGCACGACTTCACCGGTGGGCGTCGTCACTTCGTCTATGGCCAGACCGCGGGCGTAGAGGTCCAGGGGACCATCCGCGGGCGCCGTGAAGCGCAGGCTGGCCCGGCCGGCGATGGTTCGCGCAGCGAAATCCACGCGCCAGTCCAGATCCATGTGGGTGGTCACGGCCTGCCGGTCGTCACACCAGGAATGAGGATCGAATCTACTCATCGTCTTCCCCCGCTGAAGTGTTCGTTCAATACGTGCTCAGGTGCGCCATCAGATCTTCGAACATGCCGGCGGGGAAGGGCGGCAGGCCGAGCGGTTCGCCGGACGCCGCCGAGGCCAGCGCCGCCTCCTGATAAGCGCGCATGAAGGCCGCCGTATCGCCGGCAACGCTCAGCAGCCTGTCCTTGCCGAAACGATCGGCGATCAGTTTGGCCATCGCCCAGCCGATCTTCTCGTAGCGGTCGTTGAAGCGCAGGAGATTGTCTATCTTGCCGCCGTACTTCGCCTGGTTGGACGCGACCACCGGGTCGAACATGTTACGCATCATCATGGCCATGCGGCCGAGGATGAGTCTGGCGTCAGCCTGGATTTCGGGCGCGTGGAGGGCTTGTCCCCTGAGTTGCGGGTGCGCGTCGTCGAAGCGGACGGAGGCCTTGCCGCCGAGCCAGCTCGCGACGGCGCTGTGGCGTAGCATGCGGAAGGCGCCGGCCAGCTTCACCTCGCCCGCCTGGCTGAAGTCCGGTTTCACGCCGTCGACGGGCGCCAGGGCGATGTAGAGACGGCCGGCCAGCAGCTGCGCGGCCTGTCGCGGGCCAGCAGCGAGCGCCAGGCCGATGTCCATGGCGAACTTGTCGGGCTCGGTGAAACCGATCAACGGCGCGCCTGCGAAGAAGCGTATTGTGATCTCTGCTGGCAGATCCTCGGGCGGGACGACATCGGTCAAGGCGCCACGCAGGTCGTTCAGGAGCGTGGGCGTGCAGAAATCCCGGTTGGGGGCCGCGGTTTCTGCCAGGCGGTCTTTCAGGTAGGTGAAGTTGCCGAGCAGATCGGGTCTCTTCGGGGCGGGCGTGTCGAGGGAGTCTCGGCCGGCGAATACCTGCTCCATCGCCCGCTTCATGATCCGGCGGTTCAGGTTGTTGCGCTTGCGGTCGTCGTCGATCATCCTGTAGGCGGGCGTTTCGAGCAGTACCTGGTAACTGTCCAGGGTAACCGTTTCGCCGACGGTGAGTCTCCGTACCAGATCCAGCCAGGCGTCGACGGCCGTGACGTCGCTGTAGATCACCGGACGGACGGCGGGATCGCTGCTGACGACCAGCGATGGCGCCTGGAAGTCGGCGTCGATGGCCGCGCGCGGGGGGACCCGGTCCTTATGATCCTCGCCGCAGCCGGCAATCACGATGAGCGACGCGGCG
Coding sequences within:
- a CDS encoding ammonia-forming cytochrome c nitrite reductase subunit c552, giving the protein MAVRRWIALVPLAVMALVFMAGCEGEQGPAGPQGPPGGSESQYTYAGNNGEDCYHCHARTVASVLLTHHTMAYEDLAEGEKSQVDPYCLQCHTTGWDSPIAHGETEITTYGPDVNGYDDYWGVDGEEAAERRAALEGVQCESCHGAMGPDFNEHQPLLSFNDGMVGEESQSLCFKCHGTQIDEWSTSTHGNISPRTGSCAPCHSAEGFIQANDPAYATFTFSTPYSVIGCVTCHDPHAGDLGSGNIHQLRQVGAVEVNYAPGTEPGDDERPRMEGYGPAQTCAQCHHARRDNDNVAGQIDEGDGHFGPHHSAQMDMYIGAGCYEIDGATYDTTHSHQYIPNACVDCHMVRETLLHGALQDHSFHTFEPEVGSCTGCHTGWTDFTPVATFQATITAKLDELAVLFGYIDFVDMEENWDSEAIGVEVWQREAAYAAFFVFDDGSHGVHNPDYAMDLLQNAIDHYAAMDTK
- a CDS encoding M1 family metallopeptidase: MSRFDPHSWCDDRQAVTTHMDLDWRVDFAARTIAGRASLRFTAPADGPLDLYARGLAIDEVTTPTGEVVPWAIAETDDIRGDRLRLDLPAGTTGVTISYVTGAGAMALGWLEPQQTAGGAHPFMFTQCQPIHARTIVPCQDTPRHRVTYTANVTVPAPLVAVMSAAGTGSVPADGGGTTWRFEMPQAIPTYLLALAVGNLDQADLGPRSRVYAEPETVEQAAWEFAGVESMIDAAERLFGPYVWDRFDMLIMPPAFPYGGMENPRLTFLTPTLLAGDRSQVNVVAHELAHSWTGNLVTNATMNDFWLNEGFTVYAERRILEELHGTDYADLQGVIRRNALQIHLDQFGPDSEFTKLRTELAGIDPDGVYSLVPYEKGAQFVLLLEDAIGRRKFDAFLLDYIDAFRFQSITTGEFIDFLERRLPGVLDRIDGRRWIYEPGMPGNELKVASARVDRIRELADGWTGGARPAPDDAATWTPDEWQLYLQDLPRKLSADDCRWLDETFGLTGKGNYEILVEWLTIAAGSAYAPVLPRVREVLTNVGRMKYLKPLYGALAGNPETVAFAREVFADVADSYHPLSRGSVAGIIGKTG